One Brassica napus cultivar Da-Ae chromosome C4, Da-Ae, whole genome shotgun sequence genomic region harbors:
- the LOC106433222 gene encoding osmotin-like protein, which produces MVKTSLPLTGFFFLLLISSSFAADTGRLFLTVVNHCPFTVWPAIQPNAGHPVLEKGGFALPTNTHRSFSPPTTHWSGRIWGRTGCSHYNGKFSCVTGDCGNRLECNGLGGATPASLAQFDLQHGGHRDLSSYGVSLVDGFNVPMTVTPHEGRGVCPVVGCREDLLRTCPAHLQLRSGHGGHVVACKSGCEAFRTDELCCRNHYNSPQTCRASSHSLFFKHACPSTMTFAHDSPSLMHDCSSPRELKVIFCH; this is translated from the coding sequence atGGTTAAAACCTCTCTTCCTCTCACCGGTTTCTTCTTCCTACTCCTCATCTCCTCCTCCTTCGCCGCTGACACCGGCCGGCTCTTTCTCACCGTCGTCAACCACTGTCCCTTCACCGTCTGGCCAGCCATTCAGCCCAACGCCGGTCACCCCGTCCTCGAGAAAGGTGGCTTCGCTCTCCCAACCAACACCCACCGCTCTTTCTCTCCACCAACCACCCACTGGTCCGGTCGCATCTGGGGTCGAACCGGCTGCTCCCACTACAACGGAAAATTCTCTTGCGTCACTGGAGACTGCGGAAACCGTCTCGAGTGCAACGGTCTCGGTGGCGCAACGCCGGCGTCTCTCGCTCAGTTCGACCTCCAGCACGGTGGACACAGAGACTTATCCTCCTACGGTGTCTCTCTCGTCGACGGTTTCAACGTTCCGATGACAGTTACTCCTCACGAAGGCCGTGGAGTTTGTCCCGTTGTTGGTTGTCGTGAAGACCTCTTGAGAACGTGTCCGGCTCATCTTCAGCTCCGGTCGGGACACGGTGGACATGTGGTGGCCTGTAAGAGTGGGTGTGAGGCGTTCCGTACGGATGAGTTGTGCTGTAGGAATCATTACAATAGTCCTCAGACATGTCGAGCTTCGAGCCATTCGCTGTTCTTTAAGCACGCGTGTCCTTCGACTATGACGTTTGCTCATGATAGTCCTTCGCTTATGCATGACTGTTCTTCTCCTAGAGAGCTCAAAGTCATCTTCTGCCACTAA
- the LOC106433232 gene encoding uncharacterized protein LOC106433232 isoform X1 — protein MAFSSNNNYENMGDERLDEIFDQKFEKIIKRYEDRLQTSTPKNQRAYIERNREQGHMQLWNDYFSEDATYPSHMFRRRFRMNKPLFMRIVDRLSAEIPYFQQRRDATGRLGLSPLQKATAAIRMMAYGCTADAIDEYLRLAESTALLCLEHFVEGNINLFGDEYLRRPTPEDLQRLLDIGEICGFPGMIGSIDCMHWEWKNCPTAWKGQYTRGSGKPTIVLEAVASQDLWICHAFFGPPGTLNDINVLDRSPVFDDILQGRAPKVKYVVNGHNYRLPYYLTDGIYPNWATFIQSIRDPQGQKESLFATQQEHVRKDVERAFGVLQARFAIVKNPAFLWDKIKIGKIMRACIILHNMIVEDERDGYTQFDVSIFQQPESNRSAQVDFSYSDQMPTNLGNVMGMMTIRNEVRDNQIHQRLKADLVENIWQKFGTHQDFN, from the coding sequence ATGGCTTTTTCTTCtaataataattatgaaaatatggGCGACGAGCGATTGGATGAAATTTTCGATCAAAAGTTTGAAAAAATTATCAAACGTTATGAAGATCGTCTACAAACATCAACGCCAAAAAACCAACGAGCATACATTGAAAGAAACCGAGAACAAGGACACATGCAGTTATGGAACGATTATTTTAGTGAAGATGCAACATATCCTTCGCACATGTTTCGACGccgttttcgaatgaacaagcctttgttcatgcgtattgttgatcgactctcgGCTGAAATCCCATActttcaacaaagaagagatgctaCTGGAAGACTCGGTCTCTCTCCATTACAAAAAGCAACGGCAGCAATTCGCATGATGGCATATGGTTGCACAGCTGATGCCATCGACGAGTACCTCCGACTTGCTGAATCTACCGCGCTTTTATGCTTAGAACATTTTGTTGAAGGAAACATTAATttatttggagatgagtatctacgaagacccactccagaagatcttcaacgactGCTTGATATTGGAGAGATATGCGGATTTCCCGgcatgataggaagcatcgattgtatgcattgggagtggaagaattgtccgaCCGCATGGAAAGGTCAATACacacgtggatcaggaaaaCCAACAATTGTTCTAGAAGCtgtagcttcacaagatctCTGGATATGTCATGCGTTTTTCGGACCTCCAGGTacattaaatgatatcaatgttcttgatcgatcaccggtttttgatgatatattacAAGGCCGAGCTCCAAAAGTTAAGTACGTTGTCAACGGACACAACTACCGGTTGCCTTACTATCTCACagatggtatttatccaaatTGGGctacatttatccaatctattcgaGATCCGCAAGGTCAGAAAGAATCTTTATTTGCTACACAACAAGAACATGTtcgtaaagatgtcgagcgtgcttttggagttttgcaagctcgatttgccattGTCAAAAATCCAGCTTTTTTGtgggataaaataaaaattggaaaGATAATGAGAGCTTGTATCATTCTACATAATATGAtcgtagaagacgaacgagatgggtACACTCAGTTTGATGTATCAATTTTCCAACAACCGGAATCAAACCGAAGTGCACAAGTCGATTTCAGCTATTCAGATCAGATGCCTACAAATCTCGGGAATGTTATGGGCATGATGACCATTCGGAATGAAGTCCGTGATAACCAAATTCATCAAAGATTGAAGGCTGATTTGGTTGAGAATATATGGCAAAAATTTGGAACACATCAAGATTTCAACTAA
- the LOC106433234 gene encoding uncharacterized protein LOC106433234 has protein sequence MQMTERGRAMWHTSLASAFRTALACTIVGAATLYGPEWILRFVAFPAFSYVTVILIITDATLGDTLRGCWLALYATCQSVAPAIITLRLIGPARLTAGTTALAAALAAFLVVLPNNLTHLVAKRIALGQIVLIYVIGYINGAETEPVMHPLRVAASTALGVIACVLALLVPFPRLATCEVKQSSKEIGQNVTTRVKLYMKAFCAEDATSAMASVSQARELSRMSSKLYQTIKRYQPSMRWERLPFKIWRWQNVNDNKGEKLQSMEIALRGMEMVLASKSPIPSSLLAGEVKDGIKNMQERVILSIKRVNNIPQPSVTPETDLEKPDECLQTLQEIPETSQELPFYFFLFCLRLLETISTAKPEENKGSVKSKSRSWVSDWDSKKVMPAIKLSLSLGLAIFLGSLYSKPNGYWAGLPVAISFAAAREATFKVANVKAQGTVIGTVYGVMGCFVFQRFLTVRFLSLLPWFIFSTFLSKSRMYGQAGGISAAIGAVLILGRKNFGEPSDFAIDRIVETFIGLSCSIMVELVLQPTRAANVAKLELSRSFHALYEWASLFGAKPSKAEIVESQKKLRSHLTALKKCTEEAQAEPSFWFSPFNASRYEKLFKSLCIMADLLQFSSHAIGFLEEQGKGNSPQCKEILRDVDQDLKSLTQSIGLLAKSFEEITLLKSLDAFEKALVKNDNSSWDIELGKTPNPSFSSPESEPEKILNTYLQHCRGVADGMFRAEEEREEVKVDKSQVVLSLSALGFCVEKMGQEAIEIEEMVKEVVQSENPSSHVNLHEISCKIRSLYK, from the exons ATGCAAATGACTGAGAGAGGCCGAGCCATGTGGCACACGTCCCTAGCCTCGGCATTCCGCACAGCTCTAGCTTGCACAATCGTTGGTGCGGCTACGCTCTACGGACCCGAGTGGATCCTCCGTTTTGTGGCATTCCCGGCGTTTTCTTACGTCACGGTCATTCTCATCATTACGGACGCCACGCTAGGCGACACACTACGTGGCTGCTGGCTAGCCCTTTACGCCACATGTCAGAGCGTTGCACCGGCTATCATTACACTAAGGCTTATAGGACCAGCTCGGCTCACGGCCGGAACTACTGCTTTAGCCGCGGCTTTAGCAGCGTTCTTGGTGGTGCTACCAAATAATTTGACACATTTGGTGGCTAAGCGGATCGCTCTTGGCCAGATTGTTCTTATTTATGTTATTGGTTATATAAATGGAGCTGAGACTGAGCCAGTCATGCACCCACTTAGAGTCGCAGCTAGCACCGCGCTTGGTGTTATAGCATGCGTTCTTGCACTTCTTGTTCCATTTCCTCGCTTGGCTACTTGCGAG GTGAAACAAAGCTCCAAAGAGATTGGTCAAAATGTAACGACGCGAGTGAAGTTGTACATGAAAGCTTTTTGCGCCGAGGATGCAACCTCCGCAATGGCTTCTGTCTCACAAGCTCGAGAATTGTCTCGTATGTCCTCCAAGCTTTATCAAACCATCAAACGCTACCAA ccaAGCATGAGATGGGAGAGGCTTCCATTTAAGATATGGAGATGGCAAAATGTGAACGATAACAAAGGAGAGAAACTGCAAAGCATGGAGATCGCTCTGAGAGGAATGGAAATGGTATTAGCAAGCAAATCTCCTATACCTTCGAGTTTACTTGCGGGAGAAGTCAAAGATGGTATCAAGAACATGCAAGAACGTGTGATTCTCTCAATCAAACGAGTAAACAACATCCCTCAACCGTCGGTGACTCCAGAAACCGATCTAGAGAAGCCCGATGAATGCCTCCAAACACTTCAAGAAATCCCGGAAACATCTCAAGAATTGCCCTTTTACTTCTTCTTGTTCTGCCTCAGGCTCCTAGAAACCATCTCAACGGCTAAACCGGAGGAGAACAAGGGCTCAGTCAAATCCAAGAGTAGGTCTTGGGTCAGTGATTGGGACAGCAAGAAGGTTATGCCGGCGATAAAGTTATCGCTTTCGTTAGGTTTAGCGATTTTTCTAGGGTCACTGTATAGTAAGCCCAACGGGTATTGGGCTGGTTTACCGGTAGCGATCAGCTTTGCGGCAGCAAGAGAGGCGACGTTTAAAGTGGCGAACGTGAAGGCACAAGGGACAGTGATAGGGACCGTGTACGGAGTGATGGGCTGTTTTGTGTTTCAGAGGTTTTTGACGGTTAggtttctttctttgcttcCGTGGTTTATCTTCTCCACCTTCTTGAGCAAGAGCCGTATGTACGGACAAGCCGGAGGAATCTCCGCGGCGATAGGAGCCGTTTTGATTCTTGGGAGGAAAAATTTTGGAGAGCCAAGCGACTTTGCGATCGACAGAATCGTCGAGACTTTCATCGGGTTGTCTTGTTCGATCATGGTGGAGCTTGTCTTGCAGCCCACGCGAGCCGCTAATGTGGCGAAACTCGAGCTATCTAGAAGCTTTCATGCTTTGTACGAGTGGGCAAGCTTGTTTGGAGCTAAACCGAGTAAAGCTGAGATCGTGGAGAGTCAAAAGAAGCTGAGAAGTCATTTGACTGCGCTCAAGAAGTGTACAGAAGAGGCACAAGCGGAGCCGAGTTTCTGGTTTTCGCCTTTTAACGCTTCTCGCTACGAAAAGCTCTTCAAATCATTGTGTATAATGGCTGATCTATTGCAGTTCAGCAGTCACGCGATAGGGTTTCTTGAGGAACAAGGAAAAGGAAATTCACCACAGTGCAAGGAGATTCTTAGAGACGTAGACCAAGATCTCAAGAGTCTAACACAAAGCATAGGTCTTTTAGCCAAATCTTTTGAGGAAATTACTCTTCTCAAATCACTTGACGCATTCGAAAAGGCGCTTGTAAAGAACGATAACAGCTCATGGGACATTGAGTTGGGGAAGACACCAAACCCTAGTTTCTCAAGCCCCGAGAGCGAGCCAGAAAAGATTCTAAATACGTATCTCCAGCATTGCAGAGGAGTTGCGGATGGTATGTTCCGTgcggaagaagaaagagaagaggtTAAAGTGGATAAGAGTCAGGTTGTGTTGAGTTTGAGTGCATTAGGGTTTTGTGTGGAGAAAATGGGGCAAGAGGCAATAGAAATTGAGGAGATGGTTAAAGAGGTTGTACAGTCGGAGAATCCTTCGAGCCACGTTAACTTGCATGAGATCTCTTGCAAAATACGTTCTCTGTACAAATAA
- the LOC106433232 gene encoding putative nuclease HARBI1 isoform X2 has translation MASSSHNTFDGSNNDNFDQYFDQQFDQYFDQIVDQTFDNLSIHNGVQEEKRKKRKKRVYIERNREEGDVRLWNDYFSETPTYPHNLFRRRFRMNKSLFTRIVDRLSNEVQFFRENRDALGRQSLSPLQKCTAAIRVLAYGNAADAVDEYLRLGETTTRSCLENFVEGIINLFGDEYLRRPTLADLQRLLDIGEYQGFPGMIGSIDCMHWEWKNCPTAWKGQYSRGSGKPTIVLEAVASYDLWIWHAFFGPPGTLNDINVLDRSPVFDDIINGQAPQVTYTVNGRECHMAYYLTDGIYPRWATFIQSIPIPQGPKAVLFAQHQEAARKDVERAFGVLQARFAIIKNPALFWDKVKIGKIMRACIILHNMIVEDERDGYTQFDVSEFQQAEDNGSSHVDLA, from the coding sequence ATGGCATCCTCTTCTCATAATACCTTTGATGGATCAAATAATGataattttgatcaatatttcgATCAACAATTTGATCAATATTTCGATCAAATTGTTGATCAAACGTTTGACAATTTATCAATTCATAATGGTGTTCAAGaagaaaagaggaaaaaaagaaaaaaacgagttTATATCGAGCGAAATCGTGAAGAAGGCGACGTgcgtttatggaatgattatttcagtgaaactccaacCTACCCTCACAATCTATTCCGACgacgatttagaatgaacaagtcaCTGTTCACGcgtattgttgatcgactctccaatgAAGTTCAATTCTTTCGAGAAAATAGAGATGCTCTTGGAAGACAGAGTCTTTctccacttcaaaagtgtacggcagcCATTCGTGTCTTAGCCTATGGCAATGCGGCTgatgcggtcgacgaatacctccgactCGGTGAAACAACTACACGGTCATGTTTGGAAAATTTTGTGGAaggaataataaatttattcggcgatgagtacctCAGAAGACCAACACtggctgatcttcaacgtctacttgataTTGGAGAGTATCagggatttcccgggatgataggaagcatcgactgtatgcactgggagtggaagaattgtcccaccgcttggaaaggtcaatattcacgtggttcgggaaaacccacaatcgttttagaggcggttgcttcgtatgatctatggatatggcatgcgttttttggacctccaggtaccttaaatgatatcaatgttcttgatcgctcacctgtttttgatgacataattaatggtcaagctccgcaagtcaCCTACACTGTAAATGGAAGAGAGTGTCATATGGcctactatctcaccgatggtatttatccgagatgggcaacttttatccaatccattccaataccacaaggtccgaaagcagttttatttgcacaacatcaagaagctgcccgaaaagatgtcgagcgggcttttggagtcttgcaagctcgctttgccattATTAAAAATCCCgcacttttttgggataaagtcaaaattggaaAGATTATGCGAGCATGTATCAtcctccataatatgatagtggaagacgaacgagatggatacactcaatttgatgtttcagagttccaacaaGCTGAGGAcaacggaagttcacatgtggaTCTCGCGTAA
- the LOC106433235 gene encoding dihydroorotate dehydrogenase (quinone), mitochondrial-like isoform X2 — translation MPIYIFGESFVLHRYLSTFSSLISFSSSSSSFPHTNQRNRSVLPLLISSDGSLSSKPNVFLHLGKIPLIGCGGVRSGEDAYKKTRAGATIFQLYIGFAKSW, via the exons ATGCCGATCTATATTTTTGGAGAATCTTTTGTTCTTCATCGATATTTATCCACTTTTTCGAGTCTAATATCGTTTTCTTCATCCTCCTCTTCGTTCCCACAtacgaatcaacgaaatcgaaGTGTTCTTCCTCTACTAATATCGTCGGACGGTTCACTTTCATCGAAACCTAACGTTTTTTTACACTTG GGAAAGATTCCACTGATAGGCTGCGGTGGTGTTAGAAG TGGTGAGGATGCTTACAAGAAGACAAGAGCCGGAGCTACTATTTTCCAGCTGTACATTGGGTTTGC GAAGAGCTGGTGA
- the LOC106433235 gene encoding dihydroorotate dehydrogenase (quinone), mitochondrial-like isoform X1, whose amino-acid sequence MPIYIFGESFVLHRYLSTFSSLISFSSSSSSFPHTNQRNRSVLPLLISSDGSLSSKPNVFLHLGKIPLIGCGGVRSGEDAYKKTRAGATIFQLYIGFAYGGPALIPQKTYLIHKEELVSLLERDGFKLIQEAIGADHR is encoded by the exons ATGCCGATCTATATTTTTGGAGAATCTTTTGTTCTTCATCGATATTTATCCACTTTTTCGAGTCTAATATCGTTTTCTTCATCCTCCTCTTCGTTCCCACAtacgaatcaacgaaatcgaaGTGTTCTTCCTCTACTAATATCGTCGGACGGTTCACTTTCATCGAAACCTAACGTTTTTTTACACTTG GGAAAGATTCCACTGATAGGCTGCGGTGGTGTTAGAAG TGGTGAGGATGCTTACAAGAAGACAAGAGCCGGAGCTACTATTTTCCAGCTGTACATTGGGTTTGCGTATGGTGGACCTGCTCTCATCCCACAAAAAACTTATCTCATTCACAAA GAAGAGCTGGTGAGCTTATTAGAAAGGGATGGCTTCAAGTTGATTCAAGAAGCTATTGGTGCAGATCATAGATGA
- the LOC106433232 gene encoding glutathione S-transferase T3-like isoform X3: protein MIPNLFPSPKLLFSPKQFLSILFFLLCFQKLCSKTRMDPYIQQCSFQNLLNSQQPNSQWNESVESVSASVPREPYQSFPRESYQSVPPESVSASDASVPNGNDGGNENAKTVTPERKERRKWSPTEDGVLISSWLNTSKDALVGNEQKASAFWKRIAAYYAASPKLAGVKPRAYNNCKSRWGKINEAVCKFVGCFEAATKQRSSGQNEDDVLKMAHEIYFNDHKQKFTMEHAWLELRYDQKWLGASTT, encoded by the coding sequence ATGATTCCAAATCTATTTCCTTCTccaaaacttttattttctccAAAACAATTTCTTTCTATTCTGTTCTTTCTTTTATGCTTTCAAAAGCTCTGTTCCAAAACTCGTATGGATCCTTATATTCAACAATGTAGCTTTCAAAACCTCTTGAACAGTCAACAACCCAACAGTCAGTGGAATGAGTCTGTTGAGTCTGTCTCTGCGTCTGTCCCTCGTGAGCCTTATCAGTCTTTCCCTCGTGAGTCTTATCAGTCTGTCCCTCCTGAGTCTGTCTCTGCGTCTGATGCCTCTGTTCCCAATGGCAATGATGGTGGCAATGAAAACGCAAAGACTGTGACTCCTGAACGTAAAGAGAGGCGTAAGTGGTCACCAACAGAAGATGGTGTGCTGATAAGTTCTTGGTTGAACACTTCCAAGGATGCATTGGTGGGGAATGAGCAGAAGGCAAGTGCATTTTGGAAACGAATTGCGGCTTACTATGCTGCGAGTCCCAAGCTAGCTGGTGTGAAGCCGAGAGCGTACAACAACTGTAAATCTAGGTGGGGGAAGATCAATGAAGCCGTGTGTAAGTTTGTTGGGTGCTTTGAAGCTGCAACGAAACAAAGATCGAGTGGACAGAACGAGGATGATGTCTTGAAGATGGCTCACGAGATTTACTTTAATGATCACAAGCAGAAGTTCACAATGGAGCATGCATGGTTAGAACTTCGATACGATCAGAAATGGCTCGGAGCTTCTACTACTTAA
- the LOC125585845 gene encoding glutathione S-transferase T3-like produces MGVSGRRWKTASSQSVAILGEGNGDFSPVVAISDEGESAIVSQGNRKSSNFVELLSQQSISFANYEDSTLSSSRVPPLRTDDVGNDVGERRERRKWTPTDDVVLISSWLNTSKDPVVGNEQKSGAFWKRVAAYFEASPKLAGCEQREPSHCKQRWHKINDLVSKFCGCYEAATREKASGCNENDVLKRAHEIFYNNHKKKFTLEHAWKELRNDQKWCDLATAKTDGSSKKRKCDDGADSSSSQATGSKRPAGVKAAKAGGKKTMAEETVHAEFQRMCDIK; encoded by the exons ATGGGTGTCTCTGGTCGACGATGGAAAACGGCGAGCTCTCAATCGGTGGCTATCCTCGGTGAAGGAAACGGTGATTTCTCTCCCGTGGTGGCTATCTCAGACGAGGGAGAGTCGGCGATTGTTTCTCAAGGGAATCGAAAG AGTTCAAACTTTGTTGAGCTACTTAGCCAACAAAGTATTTCATTTGCTAACTATGAAGATAGTACACTATCTTCATCTCGAGTTCCTCCTCTACGCACCGATGATGTCGGGAACGATGTTGGCGAACGTCGGGAACGAAGAAAATGGACACCGACTGATGATGTTGTATTGATCAGCTCGTGGCTTAACACGAGTAAGGATCCAGTGGTTGGTAACGAGCAAAAATCAGGCGCCTTCTGGAAGAGAGTCGCAGCTTACTTTGAGGCAAGTCCGAAGCTTGCTGGCTGCGAGCAGAGAGAGCCCAGCCACTGTAAGCAAAGGTGGCACAAGATTAACGACTTGGTGAGCAAGTTCTGTGGGTGTTATGAAGCCGCAACGAGAGAGAAGGCTAGCGGATGCAATGAGAATGATGTCCTGAAGCGAGCCCATGAAATTTTCTACAATAACCACAAGAAGAAATTCACCCTTGAGCATGCCTGGAAGGAGTTAAGGAACGATCAGAAGTGGTGTGACCTTGCCACTGCCAAAACTGATGGAAGCTCTAAGAAGAGGAAGTGTGATGATGGTGCAGATTCATCAAGCTCGCAAGCTACTGGATCCAAGCGCCCAGCGGGTGTGAAGGCTGCAAAGGCCGGTGGTAAGAAGACTATGGCAGAGGAGACTGTGCATGCTGAGTTTCAGAGAATGTGTGACATTAAATAG